In the Cryptococcus neoformans var. neoformans JEC21 chromosome 1, complete sequence genome, one interval contains:
- a CDS encoding ER to Golgi transport-related protein, putative: MNPQTYPAVNPYPPTQAAPSAGPGSGFPPKSGLAGMTPHSMSSTPVPNMAPGAGVRGGLPEERNVAQLVRENTNVWARKWQGLLDRSTPHVLERWLVTLGLFLLFALNVILRQGWYIVCYALAIYILNLFLAFLQPRFDPSLAEDLAADDVEEGAPGLPGAGPAKTPGGLKGLLNGFSNGEEDEEFRPFIRRLPEFKFWYSATKANAIALLCTITRATDVPVYWPILLVYFFTLFGLTMRRQIQHMIKYRYVPFDLGKKARYGRK, encoded by the exons ATGAAT CCACAGACATACCCGGCGGTGAACCCGTACCCCCCGACCCAGGCGGCGCCCTCCGCGGGGCCCGGCTCCGGCTTCCCCCCCAAGTCAGGCCTCGCGGGCATGACTCCCCACTCCATGTCGTCCACCCCCGTCCCCAACATGGCCCCGGGCGCGGGCGTGCGCGGCGGCCTGCCAGAGGAAAGGAACGTCGCCCAGCTTGTCAGGGAGAACACCAACGTATGGGCCAGGAAATGGCAGGGTTTGCTGGACAGGTCGACGCCGCATGTGCTCGAAAGGTGGTTGGTCACCCTTGGATTGTTCTTGCTGTTTGCTCTCAATGTCATCCTGCGTCAGGGC TGGTACATCGTCTGCTACGCCCTTGCCATCTACATCCTCAACTTgttccttgccttcctccaGCCCCGATTCGACCCCTCGTTGGCGGAAGACTTGGCCGCGGAcgatgttgaagaaggtgccCCCGGTTTGCCCGGTGCCGGCCCCGCCAAGACTCCGGGCGGACTCAAAGGATTACTGAACGGCTTCTCGAAcggggaggaagatgaagagtttAGGCCTTTTATCAGGCGTCTTCCAG AGTTCAAATTCTGGTACTCTGCCACCAAGGCTAATGCCATCGCTCTGCTTTGTACCATTACGCGCGCCACTGACGTTCCCGTGTACTGGCCCATTCTGCTCGTCTACTTTTTCACCTTGTTTGGATTGACTATGCGCAGACAGATTCA ACATATGATCAAGTACAGGTATGTGCCTTTCGACCTTGGCAAGAAGGCACGATACGGAAGGAAGTAA
- a CDS encoding ubiquitin-protein ligase, putative encodes MNTHLAARLQHLASSYPPHTALFYARIWHTLAPTTDSNHDSLHALALAFLQAAEPYSAIHLVRDHTGLDNLDLDLEIRFERTDKVCGGCAMIVARCCEKLGRYSEGQAVLARALKRGANINLALPAPSSNAATAYLLLANLSHKGKSPETAIENYRKALDEDPWMWEAFTNLCDVGAPPPIESLFPAGAGLSLSRHASRSSRPPLSPNIHRQKSPIEPAPGVLRLHQAQAGAGNSGGLFTPDVEGIGGKTGLGMMGNPSSWDSSSIIGDTTFAVPEQPTKRPFPSFMSTATSFLPSSLRGGTSTPAGSDSPPKLPTMKRPRGKDPVKRPVETPQSQMSSGLPLAKELRPNGAKYEDSDAPRRSSRLKTTTSKPAPKIPRDPHATRSRSVTSSNSNNEVPSPPSLTSQDAILQREADEYLKDIVKKCARVYKSLSRYQCQQAIKEVDALPGELKTSPWAMEILGRAFYEIANYAMARRAFTFLQQQEPYRIQSMEQLSTLLWHLTDLPALSHLSQSLISISRSSPQAWIAVGNCFSLQKDHDEAMRCFRRATQVDEGCAYAWTLCGYEAVEMEEYERAMAFYRTAIRTDARHYNAWYGMGLVYLKTDRPRYAEHHFRRAVEINPTNPVLLCCVGMALEKSDDVVQALHFYERASKYAPTSAMVQFKRIRALVALQRYDEAISALVPLTHSAPDEANVFFLLGKCLLKKERRQEATVAFTNARELEPKLEGVINAVLAANGEEGEDEE; translated from the exons ATGAACACCCACCTCGCAGCCCGTCTTCAGCACCTCGCATCCTCCTACCCGCCGCACACAGCCCTCTTCTACGCCCGCATATGGCACACACTCGCGCCCACCACAGACAGCAACCACGACTCCCTGCATGCGCTCGCGCtcgctttcctccaagCAGCAGAGCCATACTCCGCCATACACCTCGTCAGAGACCACACAGGCCTCGACAACCTCGATCTGGATCTGGAAATCAGGTTTGAGAGGACAGACAAGGTGTGTGGCGGCTGTGCCATGATCGTTGCTCGCTGCTGTGAGAAACTAGGCAGGTACTCGGAGGGACAGGCCGTCTTGGCCAGGGCGTTGAAAAGAGGTGCCAATATCA ATTTAGCATTGCCTGCACCCTCATCGAATGCTGCAACGGCATATCTACTCCTGGCCAACCTGTCACACAAAGGTAAATCTCCAGAAACAGCCATCGAAAATTATAGGAAAGCGCTTGATGAGGATCCTTGGATGTGGGAAGCCTTTACTAATCTCTGTGACGTCG GTGCCCCACCCCCTATCGAGTCCCTCTTCCCCGCAGGAGCGggcctttctctctctaGGCACGCCTCACGATCGTCAAGGCCCCCATTGTCGCCAAACATTCATCGCCAGAAATCCCCTATAGAACCGGCACCTGGCGTTCTGAGGCTTCACCAAGCCCAAGCAGGTGCTGGCAATAGTGGTGGATTGTTTACCCCCGACGTCGAAGGAATTGGAGGGAAAACGGGTCTTGGTATGATGGgcaatccttcttcttggga CTCGTCATCCATAATAGGCGACACCACTTTTGCGGTCCCGGAACAACCGACCAAGAGACCATTCCCGTCGTTCATGTCAACTGCGACCAGCTTCCTTCCATCGTCTCTTCGAGGTGGTACATCGACCCCAGCAGGAAGTGACTCTCCACCTAAATTGCCTACTATGAAACGACCCAGAGGCAAAGATCCTGTCAAAAGGCCAGTGGAAACACCCCAGTCACAGATGAGCAGCGGACTACCTCTTGCCAAAGAATTGAGGCCAAACGGCGCAAAGTACGAAGACTCGGATGCTCCCCGTCGTAGCTCGCGGCTCAAAACGACAACTTCTAAACCTGCACCCAAAATTCCCCGCGATCCGCACGCCACGCGCTCTCGATCAGTCACTTCCTCCAACTCCAATAACGAGgtcccttctcctccctcgtTGACATCGCAAGATGCGATTCTACAAAGGGAAGCGGATGAGTATCTCAAGGATATAGTAAAAAAATGCGCAAGGGTTTACAAAAGTTTAAGCCGGTATCAGTGCCAACAGGCCATCAAGGAGGTGGATGCCTTGCCCGGAGAGTTGAAGACATCACCATGGGCAATGGAAATTCTAGGGAGGGCGTTTTACGAGATTGCCAACTATGCCATG GCACGGCGAGCATTCACGTTTCTTCAACAGCAAGAACCGTACCGCATCCAATCCATGGAGCAGTTATCCACCCTTCTCTGGCATCTCACCGACCTCCCTGCACTTTCACACCTTTCTCAAAGCTTGATCTCAATCAGTCGTTCCTCTCCTCAGGCTTGGATCGCCGTGGGGAATTGCTTCAGCTTGCAAAAAGACCATGATGAGGCTATGAGATGTTTTAGGAGAGCGACACAAGTGGATGAAGGTTGCGCTTATGCGTGGACACTGTGTGGGTATGAAGCGgtagagatggaagagtaTGAGAGGGCTATGGCGTTCTATCGAACGGCCATCAGAACAGACGCAAGACATTATAATGCTTG GTATGGGATGGGACTAGTATATCTCAAAACGGATAGACCGCGATATGCGGAGCATCACTTTAGAAGAGCCGTCGAAATCAACCCGACCAATCCCGTCCTTTTATGTTGTGTTGGCATG GCGCTGGAAAAGTCAGACGATGTCGTGCAAGCTCTTCACTTTTATGAGCGTGCCTCCAAATACGCGCCCACCTCCGCGATGGTGCAGTTCAAACGCATTCGTGCCCTTGTCGCTCTTCAACGGTACGACGAGGCCATTTCAGCGCTTGTACCCCTCACACACAGTGCACCGGACGAAGCAAatgtctttttcttgctGGGAAAATGTTTactcaagaaggagagaagacaaGAAGCTACAGTGGCATTTACAAATGCTCGGGAACTGGAACCCAAATTGGAAGGCGTCATCAATGCTGTTTTGGCCGCAaacggagaagagggagaggatgaggaatga
- a CDS encoding single-stranded DNA specific endodeoxyribonuclease, putative has product MGVKGLWSLLNPVARPVQIESMEGKRLAIDSSIWLYQFQATMRDKDGRVLVNAHVLGFLRRINKLLFHGIKPVFVFDGGAPALKRSTIAERKRKKTGAAANHAKVAEKLFAAQMRREAVKAAQVAQEQKEAKASAEAAAEYARRYPDEAGEQIAEGAVYLEDLEGRAGPSRPRSPGPAQTEGVDPSAVPTDPEKRRKYFKKHDPYRLPAAEMPTVSTSDRPDARLATEEELKQFIDEVHPEDIDIESAEFRALPTEVQYEIIGDLRIRSRQQSHRRLADMLRAAPTPLDFSKAQIKHLSQRNALTQQLLTVTDMVGKAHLTIPVRIAAERNREYVLVKKDETEGGGWALGIREGSKEKPIEVEPAEPKTESEHESDIEPLSPPPQAAMDQDLREYRRQQVLEAIAARYAPKRQARAPLDVAVKPFGPSRTASSKPLFDVDGEEEEGEEEVVPTANDEALALALQQEELGDDETEVDEDLAKALALSRREAERKSRSENEGFRVVDVGKDELTEEEDGDMEEVELVPSGTVTPAQVDIEAEDSEDEDEFEEVDTPSTTLSSSRVSLGASIAPGMETPEIVTIHPNSTRMIDPIVMDDDDDDDDDKGEPLVMSMFKEKRASVYLPPLASDLPERAAQSSGEQAPPAITSRSQISQSTAVPVRPKALQKLNSAVNVPSPLRNVAQPKSSPKSSPISVDDVSVPAGAPDLPFTVEATDPTEIRGAPSPDMIPPRSPPSPELYGSGSLERPHFLERPSPRSPVMYNEMDDEDGSEADEKDETRSTYSWSPSPTPPPRPLRTTESDVSLNTVASPSPALIAAPRDDDEDDGDLAPADVAAESDDYARFVASIKNRDLNEVRGEIDDEIRVLNSENRVAMRDSDEITQSMIAQIQTLLRHFGIPYITAPMEAEAQCAKLAQLGLVDGIITDDSDVFLFGGVQCFKNIFNDAKYAECFLLADVERELMLTRERLISLAYFLGSDYTLGLPGIGPVMGLEILANFPGERGLYDFKEWWGRVQKGNDTEEESGTKWRKSFKKRFLKSIYLTADWPDPLVREAYLYPTVDESEEPFHWGFPRLSALRTFLHEELSWSISKVDDELTPIVQRISLRGKHGALNKQGTLDPFFDMSAGAGHYAPRKRGMNVSKRLMGVIKQFKEAEIRMSKGEDLDVDAILADEEKEKKRKAKGKRKMDEKEAGDDEKEEGRNSSSNKRKKTSARGRRRAGTASSVGDSVASSEGGSRSTSTSGRGRGGSRARGRARGKGQE; this is encoded by the exons ATGGGTGTCAAAGGCCTTTGGTCTCTGCTCAACCCAGTCGCTCGTCCAGTCCA GATCGAGAGTATGGAAGGGAAGCGATTGGCGATTGATAGTTCCATCTGGCTTTATCAA TTCCAAGCGACAATGAGGGATAAAGATGGTAGGGTCTTAGTGAATGCACACGTTCTAG GCTTCCTACGTCGGATAAATAAACTGTTGTTCCACGGGATAAAACCAGTGTTCGTCTTCGATGGAGGTGCTCCGGCGCTCAAGCGATCGACTATC GCCGAAAGAAAGCGAAAGAAGACTGGTGCTGCTGCCAATCATGCCAAAGTGGCTGAGAAGCTTTTTGCCGCTCAGATGCGTCGCGAGGCAGTGAAGGCGGCACAAGT CGcacaagaacaaaaagaggCCAAAGCATCAGCTGAGGCAGCTGCAGAGTACGCAAGGCGCTATCCTGATGAAGCGGGAGAACAAATCGCTGAGGGAGCTGTATATCTCGAAGATTTAGAAGGTCGTGCCGGCCCTTCCCGGCCTCGTTCTCCCGGACCTGCACAGACCGAGGGTGTCGATCCAAGTGCAGTACCGACAGACCCGGAAAAACGAAGAAAATACTTCAAAAAGCATGATCCTTATCGCTTACCTGCAGCCGAGATGCCCACAGTATCGACGTCTGACAGACCAGACGCCAGATTAGCTACAGAGGAGGAGCTCAAACAATTCATAGACGAGGTCCACCCCGAGGACATCGACATAGAATCAGCCGAATTTCGTGCTTTGCCCACCGAGGTCCAGTACGAAATTATCGGTGATTTACGTATCCGGTCCCGCCAACAATCTCACCGCCGACTCGCTGATATGCTTCGCGCCGCTCCTACTCCTTTAGACTTTTCCAAAGCACAGATAAAGCACCTCTCCCAACGTAACGCTTTGACCCAGCAACTTTTAACGGTCACGGATATGGTTGGTAAAGCCCACTTGACCATTCCTGTGAGAATCGCGGCAGAAAGAAACAGAGAGTATGTATTAGTGAAGAAAGACGAGActgaaggtggaggatgggcTCTGGGAATCAGAGAGGGATCGAAGGAGAAGCCAATAGAGGTTGAGCCTGCGGAACCCAAGACTGAAAGCGAGCATGAATCGGACATTGAACCCCTATCACC GCCTCCGCAGGCTGCTATGGATCAAGACCTCCGAGAGTATCGTCGTCAACAAGTGCTTGAAGCTATTGCTGCCCGCTACGCTCCCAAACGTCAGGCACGAGCCCCTCTCGACGTTGCAGTCAAACCCTTTGGGCCATCACGAACGGCATCGTCCAAGCCATTATTCGATGTcgatggcgaggaagaagaaggggaggaagaggttgtgCCGACAGCTAACGATGAAGCTTTGGCCTTGGCTTTGcaacaagaagagctgGGAGACGATGAGACagaggttgatgaagatCTAGCAAAAGCCTTGGCTCTCAGTCGGAGAGAGGCTGAAAGGAAATCAAGGAGCGAAAATGAAGGATTCAGAGTTGTTGACGTCGGAAAAGACGAATtgacggaggaagaggacggaGATATGGAAGAAGTAGAACTCGTGCCTAGTGGCACTGTGACACCTGCTCAAGTTGACATAGAGGCAGAAGAcagcgaagatgaggatgagtttGAAGAAGTCGACACGCCATCAACGACGTTGAGCTCTTCTCGGGTGTCATTAGGTGCTTCTATCGCCCCAGGCATGGAAACCCCGGAAATTGTTACCATTCATCCGAATTCTACGCGGATGATCGACCCTATAGtcatggatgatgatgacgatgatgatgatgataaagGAGAGCCCCTGGTCATGTCAATGTTTAAAGAGAAGCGGGCTTCTGTCTATCTACCTCCCCTGGCGTCGGACCTGCCCGAAAGAGCTGCTCAGTCATCTGGCGAACAGGCACCGCCTGCCATCACTTCTCGATCCCAAATCTCACAATCGACAGCCGTGCCGGTACGGCCCAAAGCATTACAAAAGCTGAATTCAGCGGTCAATGTACCTTCTCCTTTGAGGAACGTAGCTCAGCCAAAATCATCGCCAaaatcttctccaatctcTGTCGATGATGTTTCCGTCCCTGCTGGTGCCCCAGACCTACCCTTTACGGTGGAAGCCACAGATCCAACTGAAATCAGAGGCGCACCGTCCCCGGACATGATCCCGCCTCGttcaccaccatcacctGAGCTGTATGGGTCTGGATCGCTTGAAAGACCGCATTTTTTGGAACGCCCCTCGCCACGCTCGCCTGTGATGTACAATGAGATGGACGACGAGGACGGCAGCGAAGcggatgagaaggatgagacCCGATCCACGTATTCCTGGTCACCTTCCCCGACCCCGCCACCCCGTCCTCTCCGGACGACTGAATCGGATGTTTCGCTCAACACTGTTgcatctccttctcctgcctTGATCGCAGCGCCCcgagatgacgatgaggatgacggtGACCTGGCGCCAGCTGATGTGGCGGCAGAATCCGATGACTATGCACGTTTCGTGGCGTCGATTAAGAATCGGGATCTCAACGAGGTTCGCGGGGAGATTGATGACGAGATACGGGTGTTGAACTCTGAGAATAGGGTGGCGATGAGAGACTCGGATGAGATTACCCAAAGTATGATTGCGCAAATCCAG ACACTTTTGAGGCATTTCGGTATTCCTTACATAACAGCACCCATGGAAGCGGAAGCGCAATGTGCCAAACTGGCACAGCTAGGTCTCGTAGACGGTATCATCACCGATGATTCCGATGTTTTCCTCTTTGGCGGTGTCCAGTGCTTCAAAAACATTTTCAACGACGCCAAATACGCAGAGTGTTTCCTGCTGGCAGATGTGGAAAGAGAATTGATGTTGACGCGCGAAAGGTTGATTTCACTCGCGTATTTCCTGGGGAGCGATTATACGTTGGGATTGCCCGGGATTGGGCCTGTTATGGGTCTCGAGATCCTGGCGAATTTTCCGGGGGAGAGGGGTCTGTATGATTTTAAAGAATGGTGGGGACGAGTGCAAAAAGGGAATGatacagaggaagagagtgggACAAAATGGAGGAAATCGTTTAAAAAGAGATTCTTGAAGAGTATATACCTCACTGCAGACTGGCCTGACCCGCTTGTG AGGGAGGCATACCTATATCCAACCGTCGATGAATCGGAAGAGCCCTTCCATTGGGGATTCCCCAGACTTTCAGCCCTGCGAAC TTTTCTCCACGAAGAGTTATCTTGGTCTATATCCAAGGTGGACGACGAATTGACGCCTATCGTGCAACGTATATCCCTACGGGGCAAACATGGGGCTTTGAATAAACAAGGGACGCTTGATCCATTTTTCGATATGTCCGCTGGAGCGGGACATTATGCGCCTAGAAAAAGAGGTATGAACGTTAGTAAACGGTTGATGGGGGTTATCAAGCAGTTTAAGGAGGCCGAAATTAGGATGAGCAAAGGCGAGGATTTGGATGTGGACGCGATACTTgcagacgaggagaaggagaagaagcgtaAAGCAAAGGGGAAACGAAAAATGGACGAAAAGGAGgctggagatgatgaaaaggaggaggggagaaACAGCAGTAGcaacaagaggaagaagacgagtgcgcgagggaggaggagggctgGAACGGCTTCGAGTGTTGGAGATTCGGTGGCGTCAAGCGAAGGAGGGAGTCGGAGTACGAGCACGAGTGGACGGGGTAGGGGTGGGTCGAGGGCCCGTGGTCGGGCGAGGGGCAAGGGCCAAGAGTAA